The window ACGCCGCGCTCGGCTTCTTCGTGCATCCGCTGGGTGCGGATTTGCACTTCGAGCTTTTGGCCCGTCTCCGAATCGATGACGGCGGTGTGCAAGGACTTGTAGCCGTTGGCCTTCGGCGAGCCGATGTAGTCGTCGAACTCGCCGCGCATCGGCTGCCACAAGCTGTGCACCGCGCCCAATACCTGATAGCACAGATCGCGTTCGTTGTCTTCGCGCTCTTTGCGCGCCTTGGCGTTCAGCTTCTTATCCTTGCTAATCGCCTTCGGGGCGGCATCTTCGGCGGCCGGTTCGGGCGTTTCGATGATGACCCGCAGGGCCTGGATGTCGTAGATTTGGGTGAAGTCCAGTTCCTTGCGCTTCATCTTGCGGTAGATGGAGTAGAGGTGCTTCGGCCGTCCCGTGACGGTTGCTTTCAGGCCCATATCGCGCAGCCGTTTGCGCAGGCGCGTGGCCGCCCGTTCCACCTTGAGCGCCCGCACCTCCCGCTTTTCGTCCAGCGCGCGGGCGATTTCGCGATATTTCTCCGGCTCCAGGTAGCGAAACGCCAAATCCTCCAGTTGCGATTTCAGATGCCAGATGCCCAGCCGGTTGGCGATGGGGGCGTAGATGTACATGGCCTCATAGGCCACCTGGCGCTGCAAATCGAGGGGCATATTGGCCGCCCGGCGCAAATCCTGAAGCGAATCGACCATGCGAATCAGGATGACGCGAATATCGCCCTCGATGATCGACAACAGCGCGCGGCGAATGGCCTCCAGCGTGTCGCGATCCTGTCTCTCGTCGGTGTTATCGGGGGCCGCTTGCCGGTTGCGTCCGGCTTGCTTGGAGTAATCGTCCAGGGTTTTGACGCCCCGGATCAGCGCGGCCACTTCGCGGCCGAAGTGCTTGATGAGCGCGCCATCGGTCACCTTAAACTGAGGCAGCAGTGTATCGTGCAGCAGGGTAGCGATGACCGTGTCGGTATCCACGATGCCCAATTCGGACAGGGCGCCGACCACGTTGCGCCCATGCTCGACGTAGGTTTCGCCGGACGGGCGGCGCTCGTCGCCGTAGGTTGTCAGGGCGAACTGGAGCGCGGGCACAAGGCGAGCGCGGTCGCTCTCGTTATCCAGTTCGCGCGGCAACCCTTTCAGCAGGTCGGCCACCGCGGGTTCAATAGCCTGAATCATGAGACATATAGAGGCATTCCGCGCGCCTAGGGCCACGGAAGCCGATTTCATATTTGTCCCGCGGGCCGGGCCTCCGGCCCGCACGGGATTATGATTGATAAAAGAAAATGCCGCTCAGCTGCGGCTAAGGCGCTGAATGGTGCGACCAGTCCGGGGGCTAATCGGAACGGTTAGCCCAGGTCCGGCGCAGCGCCGTTGTTCAGGTTCTCGGCGGCCTGTTCGACCTGATCCTTGCCCGCGTCCAGTACGATGCGTACCTGATCCTGTACCTGCTCGGTCAACTGTTGGGCGCGGTCGCGGGTGTCGGCGATGATCGCGCCGGCCTTGTCGCGGTATTCGCGCGCTTGCGTATCGGCCGTATGCCGTAGATCACTGCTCATGTCCACGATTTGTTGGCGGGTGGCCGGGCCGGATTGGGGGGCCAGAATAAGGGCCGTGGCCGCTCCCACCAGCGCCCCGATGACAAAACCAGCCAGGAAAGCGCCGAAGTCATTATCGCGATTGTCCATTTCGTTTCTCCTTAAGTTATTTGCCCAGGTTGCGGCGGGGATCGCCGAAGAGGGTGGCGACGCCGCGACGCAGGCCGGCCGCGTAGCTACTGGCCTTGGTCATCGGCCGGACAACATTCTCGCTCATAAATACGGTCGTGCCGCGAATGGTGCCCAGCGTGTCGTTGGTCTTGAGCAAGATAGGCTTCAGTTCAAACTCAAGCATATTGATGAGCCGGATAATGCTGATTAGCAGCAATATCAGCACGATCCCCGATAGGCACGACATCAAGCCCAGGGCGATGATGAAGATGTCGCGCACGATGAGGATCGTCTCGGCATAATTGATCGCCAGATAGACGAGCAGAGCCACGGACAGGGCGGCGACCACCAGCGTCACAACGACACCGATGACGACGTAGACGGGTCGAATCAGCGGTTCGCGGTTCGCGGCCGGTTCCGGTAGCCCCGGCGAGACGGGCATGGGTAAATCATTCATCATATAAACCCCAACAAGGAAGTATAGCAGGAATGGCCGTCGCTCTCAACGTGGGTTGCTGTCCTGCCCCACCAGCCACCAGGCGGCGAACAACATCAACCAGGCCCCCAGGGTGGCGCTCAGTAGATGGATTTTCCCTAATTTCAATATCTCAAAATTCAGGAAGTCGCCGGCGAACTGGCCGATGAAAAACCCCAGCCAGGCCGCGGCCAGGAAGAGGATGAGCCGTTTGATCGTGCCGCCGAAGACGAGATGAAACACCGCGCCATAAATAGTCGCTAACAGGAAGCCCAACACCAGGGCCGAGGCGGAACCGGGGATGGCGATCATGCGGGCATCACCTCCGGCATGGGTTGCGCTTCGCCCACTCCCGGCGTGGCGACGGCCCCGATTGTCCCGCCGCCGAGGCAGACGTCGCCGTCGTAGAACACGGCCGCCTGGCCCGGCGTCGCGCCCACGACCGGCGTGGCGAAGGCGACGTGGGCTTCGCCGTTGGGCAGGGGGGTGACGATGGCGGCGGTGGGCGTGGCCTTGTAGCGGATCTTCACCTGCGCCGGAATGGGTTGGGCCGGCGGGCCGCCGGCGATCCAGTTGACGTGGTGGGCTGTCAGCGCGGGCGCGCCTAAGGCTTCGCGCGGGCCGACGATGAGGGCGTTGTGGGCCGCGTCCTTATGCAGGACAAACAGCGGCTCCGGCGTGGCCAACCCCAGCCCTTTGCGCTGGCCGATAGTGTAGAATGGCAGTCCCTCGTGGCGGCCTAATTCGCGGCCGGCGGCGTCGAGAATCGGGCCGGGTGGCGGCGGCCCGTCGCCGTGCTCGCGCAGGAAGCGCCGGTAATCACCATCGTTCAGGAAGCACAGATCTTGCGACTCCTGCTTGGCGGCCACGGTCAGGCCGCGCGCCTGGGCCACCGCGCGCACCTCCGTCTTGGTCAGCTCGCCCACCGGGAAGAGGACGCGGGCCAGGTGGGATTGCTGCAAGACGTGGAGAACGTAAGATTGATCCTTGTTGGCGTCCAGGCCCTGCCGCAAGCGGTAGACGCCGTCGCTTTGGTCGATGCGGGCGTAGTGGCCCGTCGCCAGATAGTCCGCGCCCAGGGCCATGGCCCGCTCCAGCAGATAGGTGAAGCGGATCTGCCGGTTGCACTCCACGCACGGATTGGGGGTGCGCCCGGCGGCGTGCTCGTCGATGAAAAACTGGACGATGGAGCGCCGGAAATGATCGCGCACGTCGATGACGTAGAATGGGATGCCCAGTATATCGGCCACGCGGCGGGCGTCGTTCATCTGGTCGAGCGTGCAGCAGCGGTTGGTGGGCGTCATCGGCCCGCTGCCCGGCTCGCTCCACAGGCGCATCATCAGGCCGATCACGTCGTAGCCCTGATCGACGAGCAGCGCGGCGGCCACGGAGCTATCGACGCCACCGCTCATGGCGACGACGACGCGCGGCCGGCCGTTGGTGGGGCGGGTGTTGGGGATAGCGTTCATGCGGGTCAGGCCGGTACGGCGACCAGGCCGGTGGCGAGCGCCGTCAGGTCGGCGACAATGGGGGGCAGCACGCGCAATACGGCGTCCACGTCGGCGGCCGTATTCTGCCGGCCGAGGGTCAGGCGCAGCCCGCCCGTGGCCCACGCCGGCCCCAGCCCGCAGGCCTGCAACACGGTCGACGGCTTGGGGTCGCCGCTGCTGCAGGCCGACCCGCTGCCGGCGGCGATGCCGGCCACGTCGAGGTGCATCAGCAAATCGTTGCCGCTCAGGTTGCGGAAGGCGAAGCTGGCATGGTGGGGCAGTCGCTCGGTCGAGTGGCCGGTGACCACACATTGGCCGGGCAGGGTGGCGGGCAACTCGGCCAGCAGGCGGTCGCGCAACGGCCCGACGTGGGCCAGGCGCTCGTCCAGTTCGGCCATCGCCAGCCGCAGCGCTTCGGCCGTGCCGACGATGAGCGGCACGTTGAGCGTGCCGGCCCGCAGGCCGCGCTCGTGGCCGCCGCCGGTCAGGGCCGGCACCAGGTAGATCTCCGGCCGGGCGATCAGGATGCCGACACCCTTGGGGCCGTAAAACTTATGGGGGGCGATGGTCAGCAGGTCAACCGGCTCGTCGCGCAGATTCCAGCGGCGCGTGGCGACCAGTTGCACGGCGTCACTGTGGAAAAGGATGCCGCGGTCGCGGGCCAGCGCGCCGATCTCCGTCCACGGTTGCAGGCTGCCGATCTCATTGTTGGCGGCCATGATGCTGATTAGCGCTGTATCGGGGCGGATGGCGGCGGCCACGTCGGCCGGGCGCACGCGGCCGGTTTCGTCCACCGGCACGATGGTCAGATCGAAGCCATAGAGGTCGCGCAGCTGGCGGGCCGTCGCCAGCACGGCGCTGTGCTCGATGGCGCTGGTGATGAGGTGGTTGCCCCGGCCGGCGGCGCGCGCGGCGGCCATCACCCCGCGCAGGGCCAGGTTATTGCTCTCTGAGCCGCAGCCGGTGAACAGGACGGCGTCGGCATCCGCGCCCAGCAGGTCGGCCACCATGTCGCGGGCGGCGCGCACGGCGCGCGCGGCAACATACCCCGTCCGGTGGTGTGAAGACGGGTTGCCGAATTGTTCGCTCCAGTAGGGGGCCATCGCCGCCAGAACTGCCGGATGTAGCGGCGTCGTCGCGCCATGGTCCAGATAAATTGCATTCGGTTGCATGGTGTCGTTTGCGGATCAGACCTGGGCAATCGGCAGGCGGATGGTGAAGGTTGAACCTTTGCCGAGCGTACTCTGCACCGCAATCTGCCCATTATAGCTACGTAGGTTCTCTTTTACCATGTACAGCCCCAGCCCGGTGCCGGCGATGCCCCGTTCCACGGCCGTCTGCGTGCGGTAGAAGCGCTTGAAGAGGTTGTTCATGGCCTCAGCCGGGATGCCGATGCCCTCGTCACTGACCTCGATGGTGACGGCTTGCTCGTCGCTCCAGGCGGCGATCTGGACGCTGCCCGACGGCGTGAACTTGATGGCGTTTTCCAGCAGATTCTTCAGCGCCATGTCGTAGACATCGAAATTGCCCATCACCGGCGGCAGGTCGGGCTGGATGCGTTGGCGGAAGAGCAGCCCCTTCTGGACGGCCCGCTCGGCCAGCGGCGGCAACGTCTCGTCAAAGATGGTATTGATCGACACCGGCTCCGGGCTGCGCTGTAGCTCGCGCGTCTCCAGCTTCGCCAGGTCGAGCATCTGGC is drawn from Candidatus Promineifilum breve and contains these coding sequences:
- a CDS encoding RelA/SpoT family protein — protein: MIQAIEPAVADLLKGLPRELDNESDRARLVPALQFALTTYGDERRPSGETYVEHGRNVVGALSELGIVDTDTVIATLLHDTLLPQFKVTDGALIKHFGREVAALIRGVKTLDDYSKQAGRNRQAAPDNTDERQDRDTLEAIRRALLSIIEGDIRVILIRMVDSLQDLRRAANMPLDLQRQVAYEAMYIYAPIANRLGIWHLKSQLEDLAFRYLEPEKYREIARALDEKREVRALKVERAATRLRKRLRDMGLKATVTGRPKHLYSIYRKMKRKELDFTQIYDIQALRVIIETPEPAAEDAAPKAISKDKKLNAKARKEREDNERDLCYQVLGAVHSLWQPMRGEFDDYIGSPKANGYKSLHTAVIDSETGQKLEVQIRTQRMHEEAERGVAAHWLYKEQDTQVSSSSQRQIQNLRELLVTLQEDEDEAGVLDMSKLEERIHVYTPTGQIVDLPAGSTPIDFAYQIHTDLGHLCSGARVNGKLTSLDYQLQSGDKVEIIKGKRGKPNRDWMNPSLGYSGSARTRSKIRQWFRQQEREQNIAQGREVIERELKRLGLLELFTVEDIAHALKYEVIDEFLSKVGFGDIHTVQITGAIAVMQQALRAEDEDLRPLFRPPTSKRKGVTVRGMEGLHTRLAACCHPIAPEPIIGYITRGQGVTIHAQSCDQLKGITDKERLIEVEWGTGGEKYPIPIIVTAYRRGGLIEDLVSTLRGQQINVPKTKLVTTDNIMKVYLIAEVADITQLNWLLAKLENLPKVIKAQRQSWS
- a CDS encoding YtxH domain-containing protein, translating into MDNRDNDFGAFLAGFVIGALVGAATALILAPQSGPATRQQIVDMSSDLRHTADTQAREYRDKAGAIIADTRDRAQQLTEQVQDQVRIVLDAGKDQVEQAAENLNNGAAPDLG
- the mnmA gene encoding tRNA 2-thiouridine(34) synthase MnmA — protein: MNAIPNTRPTNGRPRVVVAMSGGVDSSVAAALLVDQGYDVIGLMMRLWSEPGSGPMTPTNRCCTLDQMNDARRVADILGIPFYVIDVRDHFRRSIVQFFIDEHAAGRTPNPCVECNRQIRFTYLLERAMALGADYLATGHYARIDQSDGVYRLRQGLDANKDQSYVLHVLQQSHLARVLFPVGELTKTEVRAVAQARGLTVAAKQESQDLCFLNDGDYRRFLREHGDGPPPPGPILDAAGRELGRHEGLPFYTIGQRKGLGLATPEPLFVLHKDAAHNALIVGPREALGAPALTAHHVNWIAGGPPAQPIPAQVKIRYKATPTAAIVTPLPNGEAHVAFATPVVGATPGQAAVFYDGDVCLGGGTIGAVATPGVGEAQPMPEVMPA
- a CDS encoding cysteine desulfurase family protein, which gives rise to MQPNAIYLDHGATTPLHPAVLAAMAPYWSEQFGNPSSHHRTGYVAARAVRAARDMVADLLGADADAVLFTGCGSESNNLALRGVMAAARAAGRGNHLITSAIEHSAVLATARQLRDLYGFDLTIVPVDETGRVRPADVAAAIRPDTALISIMAANNEIGSLQPWTEIGALARDRGILFHSDAVQLVATRRWNLRDEPVDLLTIAPHKFYGPKGVGILIARPEIYLVPALTGGGHERGLRAGTLNVPLIVGTAEALRLAMAELDERLAHVGPLRDRLLAELPATLPGQCVVTGHSTERLPHHASFAFRNLSGNDLLMHLDVAGIAAGSGSACSSGDPKPSTVLQACGLGPAWATGGLRLTLGRQNTAADVDAVLRVLPPIVADLTALATGLVAVPA